One Ardenticatenales bacterium DNA segment encodes these proteins:
- a CDS encoding enoyl-CoA hydratase/isomerase family protein, with translation MTYELILTQTHDRVGVIQFNRPKALNALNREMMAEVMDAAEAFDADAAIGCIVITGNQRAFAAGADIKEMAVATPVTMLDNPFIDYWDRLRRISKPVVAAVSGFALGGGCELAMACDMIIASETAQFGQPEINLGVIPGAGGTQRMARAVGKALAMEIVLNGRFLSAEEAVRFGLANKVVPAESYLEEAIRFAAQIAARAPVALRLGKEAVNAAFETTLQTGLAYERRLFYMLFATADQKEGMDAFINKRKAEWQGK, from the coding sequence ATGACCTACGAACTCATTCTCACCCAAACTCACGACCGCGTGGGCGTGATCCAGTTTAACCGCCCCAAAGCATTGAATGCCCTCAATCGGGAGATGATGGCCGAAGTGATGGACGCGGCGGAAGCGTTTGACGCGGACGCGGCCATTGGCTGCATTGTCATCACGGGCAACCAGCGCGCCTTCGCCGCCGGCGCGGACATCAAGGAAATGGCCGTAGCCACCCCCGTGACCATGCTGGACAACCCCTTTATTGACTACTGGGACCGCCTGCGCCGCATCAGCAAGCCGGTCGTCGCCGCCGTCTCCGGGTTCGCCCTCGGTGGCGGCTGCGAGCTGGCCATGGCCTGCGACATGATCATCGCCAGCGAGACAGCCCAATTCGGCCAGCCGGAAATCAACCTGGGCGTCATCCCCGGCGCGGGGGGCACGCAACGCATGGCGCGCGCCGTGGGCAAGGCCCTGGCTATGGAAATCGTCCTCAATGGCCGCTTCCTCAGCGCGGAAGAAGCGGTGCGCTTTGGCCTGGCGAACAAAGTCGTGCCCGCCGAATCCTACCTGGAAGAAGCCATCCGCTTCGCCGCCCAAATCGCCGCCCGCGCCCCCGTCGCCCTGCGCCTGGGCAAAGAAGCCGTCAACGCCGCTTTCGAGACCACCCTGCAAACCGGCCTGGCCTACGAACGCCGCCTCTTCTACATGCTCTTCGCCACCGCCGACCAGAAAGAAGGCATGGACGCCTTTATTAACAAGCGCAAGGCGGAATGGCAGGGCAAGTGA